AGTCGTGACACAAAACTTTAAGATAATAATAAGCCATATAGTATTCAGTCAAATAGAGAGGCCACACGTTTTAATAAACCTGTATTTCTTATCCATCGAATAGTCCAACATTTATAGGCTAGATAACGCGTTTGTTATACCCCTGATTGTTTAATTATCACATCACTACAAAGGACGGTCAGGGCTGAGCCCCGTTAAAAACACCGGGAGCTCTACGGGCCTTATCGCTACTATCCCATGGAGGTATTATGGGTTATTATCCGGAACATCGACGGTCCGTTTTCTCTCCCTCGTCTTTCTCGGCACAATGGAGAGGTGTGCCGGGGACAGATGCTGCTCCTCGCTAGAGGGGGCACCGCCCCCCCGGCCCGTACCCCTTCTTGTTCCCCCGCGTCCCGcacggagaacacacacacacacacacacacacacacacacacacacacacacacacacacacacacacacacacacacacacacacacacacacacacacacacacacacacacacacacacacacacacacacacacacacacacacacacacacacacacacacacagtagctactcgttgtttatttgtttataaagACCTCAACACACCCGGAGAGAAGACAGCGGAGCTCAGAATAGATCCCACGGTATTAACGGGATCCTTTATCCTGATGGTGGAGAAGCAGGTGATTTGGGCGATGAGGTAAGGAGTGACGGAgtgtgcatgagagagagagaggagagagagagagagaggagagagagagagagagagagagagaggagagagctgagagagagagagagagagagagagagagagagaggagagagtgtatGTTATGAGAGAGGGAGCGGACGATGGAGGGTCAGGGGGCCGCTGGAGGGAAATCCCGTGACCTTGTCTTTTCCTATCGATCGCGTGTTATGATCAATATTGGTAATCATAATACTGTTGATTAGCAATAAATGTCACCGGTCTTCTCCgtttgagtgtgagagtgagacgtATTGAACGGGTCCCCGAATCACACACGTTACAGCCAGgggaaaccaaaacaaaacacaattgcagccacaaacacacacacacacacacccacacccacacccacacacacacacacacacacacacacacacacacacacacacacacacacacacacacacacacacaccacacacacacacacacacacacacacagccgtgaTTTCAGCGAGTTTTACGTCTGACGATATTTGGTTTTCCTCTGCGACTcagaaatagaaataagaaCAGGGGCCagcgacacagagagacagacacagagagacaagtggGGCACAAAGAGACAGatgggacacagagagacaggtgggacacagagagaaagctgggacacagagagacaggtgggacACAGACGAGACAGgtgggacacagagagagacaggtgggacacagtgagagacaggtgggacacagtgagagacaggtggaacacacagagacagctggaacacacaggacaggtgggacacagagagacaggtggctTTGCGGATACCTTTTCTTACCTGCTAGCCGAAGGGCAGACATCCGCTGGAACTCGGGCTCTTGGAGCCACTTCCACATCCGCCGGAAAGTCTCCCGGCCGGACTTGAGCTTACTCCAGGGCTTGGGGTTCCGCAAGAGGTCGGAGAGGGTTCCCTGGGAGCGACAAAGCACCCGCTGGGCGAAGATGGCCTGCGGGATGCTGTAGCGCTTCAGCTCCGCCGTGATCCTTTGTGCCACCTCCTTGGTGTTGATCTCCTCCAGCTGGCCCGAGCCGTTCCCCCCCTGAGACCccgaggaagagggggggtctCTCCCGGCTGGAGCTCAACACCTGCCCGTGGAGAGGGGGACTGCAGCTGGGGGTGGTGGCCCCACCGAGCCGGAGTTGTGCATCCCGTTTAAGTGCGGCATCATGCCGGCCGGGGGGCCCGCCAGGCCACGGTGCTGGTGGGGGGTCTCCCCGGGCCAGCATGGTGGCGTGTGGTGGGCGTCGAagttggcggcggcggccagcaTCTTGTCGTGCCCCCGCTGCGTGCGTCGCGGGGCCGTAGTGGAGCGCCTGCTGGGTGTTGTGGATAGAGCCCAGCACCGGGGAGAGGCTCTGACCCATCCCGGACATGGGGTCCTTGTAGGGGCTGTAGATGTTGTCATGGTCGGCAGCCCCCGGTCGTCCCGCATCAGGGTGAAGCTCCCGCTGACGTTCCCGGACAgccgctggtgctggtggtgcgcgtggtggtggtgtggtgcgCGTGGTGGAATTTATCCGAGACGGTGGAGATCGGGGGAAGGGGCTGCAGCGGCGTGAGGTGGTGTACGTCCCGCTCATCCCCATCCCCGACGGAGAGGTGTCGCACGGCATGCTCATGGCGTGGTGCAGCCGGCTGCAGCGATAGCTCCGGCCGGTAGTCCCCCGGAGCCGTCCAGGAATGGTGGCCATGCTGGACACCATGGCGGAGCGCGAGGCGAGGTCCTGGTGTAACCGTAGACTGGACGCGGCGGACACAGCCCCCCCTGGTGCCCCTGCCGAGACCCCCCCCGGCCCTGTGGGGGCTGTGTCCGCTCATCATGTCCGCCTCATGGGCCGCCACCCCCACGCTCACCCCGCCATGCAGACCTGCGATGTTGTCCATCGTCATCTCCGCGTTCATAGCGTACACGTCCAGGTCCTTGGCCAGGCATCGGTAGGCGTTAGTGTAGGCAGTCCTTCATTCATCAGTCCGCTCGGTCCATCGGCTGACACAGAAACCTCTacgcccc
This Gadus macrocephalus chromosome 19, ASM3116895v1 DNA region includes the following protein-coding sequences:
- the onecut2 gene encoding LOW QUALITY PROTEIN: one cut domain family member 2 (The sequence of the model RefSeq protein was modified relative to this genomic sequence to represent the inferred CDS: inserted 3 bases in 3 codons; deleted 8 bases in 6 codons), whose amino-acid sequence is MLTAYTNAYRCLAKDLDVYAMNAEMTMDNIAGLHGGVSVGVAAHEADMMSGHSPHRAGGGSAGAPGGAVSAASSLRLHQDLASRSAMVSSMATIWTAPGDYRPELSLQPLHHAMSMPCDTSPSGMGMSGTYTTXTPLQPLPPISTVSDKFHHAHHHHHAHHQHQRLSGNVSGSFTLMRDDRGLPTMXNIYSPYKDPMSGMGQSLSPVLGSIHNTQQALHYGPATHAAGHDKMLAAAANFDAHHTPPCWPGETPHQHRGLAGPPAGMMPHLNGMHNSGXGGATTPSCSPPLHGQVLSSSRERPPSSSGSQGGNGSGQLEEINTKEVAQRITAELKRYSIPQAIFAQRVLCRSQGTLSDLLRNPKPWSKLKSGRETFRRMWKWLQEPEFQRMSALRLAACKRKELDPSKDRHNTPKKSRLVFTDLQRRTLLAIFKENKRPSKEMQLTISQQLGLELTTVSNFFMNARRRSLDKWMDEGCSPGGMSSASSTCTKA